In one Massilia endophytica genomic region, the following are encoded:
- a CDS encoding methyl-accepting chemotaxis protein: protein MNISNIRIGRRLTIAFTLTTLMLGGVVLLGATALRAVRQEIQLTVDDRYPKIDTLTHVKDALNLQARSLQDALMMREAAAVRNDLAQVEESSKRIDAGLAQLEKSVNDPAARKLLDSLKDVRQRYAAARNELAAQLKANDFDGATAQMYTEVNPLQNAYFEALEKLIAVQVKLMDEAGDGAVSMADKAVWIMAAMGVIGGLLSLGTAVLITRSIVGPIEHAVKVARTVAGGDLDSEIEVRSTDEVGELSQALHDMNESLRKIVRDVRSGTESMTTASSEIAAGNLDLSSRTEQQAGALEETASSMEELTSTVKQNADNARQANQLATAASDVAGKGGAVVAQVVETMASINESSRKIVDIITVIDGIAFQTNILALNAAVEAARAGEQGRGFAVVASEVRNLAQRSAAAAKEIKTLIGDSVDKVGAGARLVDQAGATMEEIVASVKRVNDIMADIAAASQEQLSGIEQVNRAIVEMDENTQQNAALVEQASAAAATMQDQAHRLHETVGVFSLTERDAPQAPPPRPRRRGFAAVQTTQPPHATLALDMGGSDDAGTQRAGARQA, encoded by the coding sequence ATGAACATTTCCAATATCCGGATCGGCCGGCGCTTGACCATCGCCTTTACCCTGACCACGCTGATGCTGGGGGGCGTCGTCCTGCTCGGCGCCACGGCCCTGCGCGCCGTGCGCCAGGAAATCCAGCTCACGGTGGACGACCGCTACCCGAAAATCGATACCCTGACCCATGTGAAGGACGCCCTGAACCTGCAGGCCCGCTCCCTGCAGGACGCGCTGATGATGCGCGAGGCCGCCGCCGTGCGCAACGACCTGGCCCAGGTCGAGGAAAGCAGCAAGCGCATCGACGCGGGCCTGGCGCAACTGGAAAAGTCCGTCAACGACCCGGCTGCGCGCAAGCTGCTGGACAGCCTGAAGGATGTGCGCCAGCGCTACGCCGCCGCCCGCAACGAACTCGCCGCGCAGCTGAAAGCAAACGATTTCGATGGCGCCACGGCGCAGATGTACACGGAAGTGAATCCGCTGCAGAACGCCTACTTCGAGGCGCTGGAGAAGCTGATTGCCGTGCAGGTCAAGCTCATGGACGAGGCGGGGGATGGCGCCGTATCGATGGCGGACAAGGCCGTGTGGATCATGGCGGCCATGGGCGTGATCGGCGGCCTGCTCAGCCTCGGAACGGCCGTGCTGATCACCCGCAGCATCGTCGGCCCCATCGAACACGCGGTGAAGGTCGCGCGCACGGTGGCGGGCGGCGACCTCGATTCCGAGATCGAGGTGCGCTCCACCGACGAAGTGGGCGAACTCTCGCAGGCCCTGCACGACATGAACGAGAGCCTGCGCAAGATCGTGCGCGATGTGCGCAGCGGCACCGAGAGCATGACGACGGCCTCCAGCGAGATCGCGGCGGGCAACCTGGATCTCTCCTCGCGCACCGAGCAGCAGGCGGGCGCCCTGGAGGAAACCGCCTCCTCCATGGAGGAGCTGACTTCCACCGTGAAGCAGAACGCCGACAACGCGCGCCAGGCCAACCAGCTGGCCACCGCCGCCTCGGACGTGGCGGGCAAGGGCGGCGCCGTTGTGGCCCAAGTGGTGGAGACCATGGCCTCCATCAACGAGTCCTCGCGCAAGATCGTGGACATCATCACCGTCATCGACGGCATCGCCTTCCAGACCAACATCCTGGCCCTGAACGCCGCCGTGGAAGCGGCCCGCGCGGGCGAACAGGGCCGCGGCTTCGCCGTGGTGGCCTCCGAAGTGCGCAACCTGGCGCAGCGCTCGGCCGCCGCCGCCAAGGAGATCAAGACCCTGATCGGCGACTCCGTGGACAAGGTGGGCGCGGGCGCCCGCCTGGTCGACCAGGCCGGAGCCACGATGGAGGAAATCGTGGCCAGCGTGAAGCGCGTGAACGACATCATGGCCGACATCGCGGCCGCCAGCCAGGAACAGCTGAGCGGCATCGAGCAGGTCAACCGGGCCATCGTGGAGATGGACGAGAACACCCAGCAGAACGCCGCCCTGGTGGAGCAGGCCTCGGCCGCAGCAGCCACCATGCAGGACCAGGCGCACCGCCTGCACGAAACGGTGGGCGTGTTTTCGCTGACGGAGCGTGACGCCCCGCAGGCGCCGCCGCCCCGTCCGCGCCGCCGTGGGTTCGCTGCCGTACAGACTACCCAGCCGCCGCATGCCACCCTTGCGCTGGACATGGGAGGCAGCGATGACGCAGGTACGCAAAGGGCAGGCGCCCGCCAGGCTTGA